The sequence below is a genomic window from Candidatus Nanopelagicales bacterium.
CGCGCCCTGTACCGGGATCGGGGTGATGCGGCGTCGGTCGGAGTTACGGTGGCGCCGAAAGCCCGCCGACATCGCCGAACTCACTGCGGTGCAGGAACGGTTGCTCGATGCGGCGCTCGATCTGACGCGCGTCGGGGGAGTCGTCGCGTATGTGACGTGTTCTCCGCATGTTGCCGAGACTGACTTGGTGATTAGTCAGGTGCAACGCAAACGCAGCGATTTTGTACTGATGAACGCGGTGGAGCTGTTCCCGGGAGTCCCAGAGCTTGGCCCAGGCCCCACGGTCCGTCTGTGGCCGCAACGCCACGGCACCGACGGGATGTTCTTCGCGCTGATGCGTCGAACCTGACGTGGCCCTACGCTGGTCAACCGTGGACGTTCAAATCTCGCCAAGCATCCTGTCGGCCGACTTCTCGATTCTCGCTGACGAGTGCGAGCGGGTGGCCGGAGCAGCCGACTGGTTGCACGTGGATGTCATGGACAACCACTTCGTTCCCAATCTCACCCTTGGGTTGCCGGTTGTGGAGTCGCTACTTCGCCACGTCTCCACCCCAGTTGACTGCCACCTGATGATTGACGATCCCGATCGGTGGGCGCCCGCGTTCGCCGAGGCGGGCGTGCAGAGCGTAACGTTCCACATCGAAGCAGCGCACGCTCCAATTCGACTGGCCAGGGAACTGCGCGCCAAGGGGGCGCGAGCCGGGATGGCGCTCAAACCAGCAACCGCCATTGAGCCGTATGCGGACATGCTCGGTGAGCTCGACATGGTCCTGCTGATGACCGTTGAGCCGGGATTCGGGGGGCAAAGCTTCCTCGAGGTGGTGGTCCCCAAGATCCGACGGACCCGCGAACTCTTGGGCACTGAGTCCGATATCTGGTTACAGGTCGATGGTGGGATAGATGAGCAGACGGCGGAGATCGCCGCCGAGGCCGGGGCGGACGTCTTTGTCGCTGGTTCATCGGTATACGGCACTCCCGATCCGGTCGAAGCCATTGCGAGGATCCGCGCCGCAGCACAGGCCAGTGCCACAGTGGGACACTGATCAACCGCAGCAACGATCGATCCCGCAAACAAGGAGGCCAACGTGTTCACGCCCGCTGAACAGTCGGCCATGGTCGAGGCAGTGCGTCTGGCGAACGTGATAGACCACCCGCTAGGACCAAACCCGCGGGTGGGTGCGGTGCTGCTGGACTCGTCGGGCAGGCAGGTAGCCAGTGGCTTGCATCGCGGTCCGGGGAGCCCACACGCGGAGATCGACGCGCTTGCGGCGGCCGGTCCGGCAGCCAAAGGATGCACGGCGGTCGTCACCTTGGAACCCTGCAACCACACTGGTCGGACTGGACCGTGCAGCGAGGCGCTGATCGCCGCAGGAGTCACGCGAGTCTTGTACGCGATGGCCGACCCCAATCCCGTCGCCGGCGGTGGTCATCGCACACTGCAGGCTGCTGGTGTCGACGTTGAGGTTGGACTACTCGCGAAGGAAGCTGGCGCAGTTAATGCGGAGTGGGCCGTTGCCGTCAAGCGATCCCGTCCCTTCGTCACCCTCAAACTCGCCACCACCCTGGATGGACGGGTAGCTGCCGCTGACGGTACGAGCCAATGGATTACCGGTCCGACAGCCCGCGCCGACGTGCACCGACTGCGCCATCAGGTGGACGCCGTTGCCGTGGGTACCGGTACCGCGCTGGCTGACGATCCGCAGCTGACGGATCGGCGCGCAGACGCTGGCGACTACCAGCCGGTCCGGGTCGTGATAGGTCAGCGAGCCGTGTCCGAGGACGCTCACTTGCTTAATGTCGCTGCGGACTCGTTGGTCATCGGCACCCGTGATCTGCCGACTGGACTGGCCGAGATGTTCGGACGCGGCATCAGACACGTACTCCTTGAGGGAGGTCCAACCCTAGCGACGGCCTTCCTTCGGGCACGGCTGGTCGATCGGCTGATCTGGTATGTCGCGCCCAAGCTGTTGGGTGCGGGCACGCCCGCGGTGGGGGAGCTAGGAATCGAAACCGTCTCCGATGCGTTCCCTTGGTCGCCAGTGGACGTAACCGTGCTTGATGCAGACGTGCGTCTCACGTTTGATCGCATCGACCAGGAGGCCTGATGTTCACCGGAATTGTGGAGGAGAAGGGCCATGTGGTTTCCCTTGATTTCCTCGACGGCGACGCAGCACGGGTGACGATTGCCGGGCCTGTGGTGACCAAGGACGCCACCCACGGATGTTCGATTGCCGTCGATGGGGTCTGCCTGACCGTCGTCGAGCAGGAGGGTGACACGTTCGCCGCTGACGTGATGCACGAAACGCTTCGCTTGACCACCATCGGCCAGCGGGCCCCCGGAGACGAGGTCAACCTTGAGCGCGCAGTCAGAGCCGACACCAGACTGTCCGGTCACATAGTCGCTGGACATGTCGACGGTCTGGCCACGGTGGTCAGCCGCACGACGGCACCCCACTGGGAGATTGTTCGTTTCGGAGTGCCCAACAGGTTGGCATCCCAGATCGCGTTGAAGGGGTCGGTAGCGATCGATGGGATCTCGCTGACAGTCGCCGCGGTGGGAGTAGGGGAAGATGGCGTCAATTGGCTTGAGGTGTCATTGATTCCGGAGACGCTGGCTGCAACGACGCTCGGCAGCCGGCAGGTGGAATCGCAGGTCAATCTCGAGACCGACGTGCTGGCCAAATACGTTGAACGACTGATGGAAGGCAGACAAGGATGATTCCGGCAGAGGAGCTTGTCGGCGACGAAGAGCCATCGACCGTGACGCATCAGGTCGATGAGCCACTGGCCCCCGCGGCAGCCGACGTGACCAACGTCGCCCCGTCCGGAGTTCGGTTGGATTCAGTCGCTACCGCGATAGCGGAGATCGCTGCCGGCCACTCAGTCGTTGTGGTCGATGACGAGGACCGCGAGAACGAGGGAGACCTGATCTTTGCGGCTTCCAAAGCAACCCCGGAACTGGTCGGCTTCATGATCCGGCACACCAGCGGGGTCATCTGCGTGCCCATGCTCGGACCGGACCTGGATCGGCTGAACCTGCCTCCGATGACGCAGGTAAACGAGGACCGCAAGGGCACCGCATATTCGGTCAGTGTCGATGCTCGCGACGGAGTGACCACGGGAATCTCCGCAGCTGACCGGGCGCACACCATTCGAGTACTGATTGATTCCTCCACCGAACCAACTGACATCACCCGTCCAGGCCACGTCTTCCCGCTGCGGGCGGTTCCCGGCGGGACGCTGCGACGGGCCGGGCACACCGAAGCCGCAGTCGATCTCGCACGGCTGGCCGGCCTTCCACCCGCCGGGGCGATCTGCGAGTTGGTCAGCGAGGACGGCTCGATGATGCGCGCACCGGCCTGCCGTGCATTTGCCGACGAGCACGGCTTGGCGATGATCTCCATCGCCGACCTCATCGCCCACGTCCGCCACAATGAGACCCACGTGGAGCGGGTCGCAGAGGCCGCCTTACCAACCGAATTTGGCGAGTTTCTCGCCGTCGGCTACCGCGACACCGTCGATGGCCAGGAACACGTTGCACTGGTGATGGGCGATGTCCGCGGAGATGACGACGTGTTGGTTCGCGTCCACTCCGAGTGTCTGACCGGCGACGTCCTCGGTTCGCTGCGCTGCGATTGTGGACCGCAACTGCGGGCCGCCATGGCCAGGGTGGCGCAGGAAGGTCGCGGAGTGATTCTCTATGTCCGCGGACACGAGGGACGCGGCATTGGGTTGTTGCAGAAGTTACGCGCCTACAGCCTGCAGGATCAGGGCGCTGACACCGTCGATGCGAATCTGCTGCTCGGTCTACCGTCCGATTCACGGGAGTACGGCACCGGCGCGCAGATTCTGGCCGACCTGGGTCTCAAGCGGATGCGCCTGTTGACGAACAATCCAACCAAGCTTGCGGGCCTTGACGGCTACGGGATCACCGTCACCGGTCGCGAGGCGTTGGTCGTTGAGCCCAACAGCCACAACATCGACTACCTCCGGACCAAAGCGACGCGAATGGGTCACCACATCAACGGCACAACCGGCGACGCGATCGGCGAAGGACACGAACAATGAGCGGTGAGGGCAGTCCAGGCCAGCACGTCCCCGACGGTGCCGGCCTGCGAGTGGTGATCGTTGCTGGCAGTTGGCATCAGCGAGTCAGCGAGGGACTGATTGCCGGTGCCATCCGGTTGTGTGAGGCCGCCGGAGCCGAGTATGTGCTGGTTCGCGTCCCAGGGGCATTCGAGTTGCCGGTGGCATGCGCCCACTACAGCACGGACGCTGACGCGTTAGTGGCGCTCGGCGTCATCATCCGAGGTGGCACCCCCCACTTCGAGTACGTCGCCGGAGCCGCCACCGACGGCCTCACTCGCGTCGCCCTGGATACCGGCACGCCCGTGGGCTTCGGGTTGCTGACCTGTGATGACGAGGCACAAGCGCTGGATCGCGCGGGCCTGCCAGATTCCCATGAGGACAAAGGGTGGGAGGCCGCCCACGCGGCGATCGCGACTGTTCGGGTATTGACGACACCCACCGGCTTCGTCGCGCCAACGAACTAGGGTTGGGCCAGTGAAGACCTTCGATGAGTTGTTTGTTGAGCTGTCCGCCAAGGCCGCCGCTGGCGATCCCGAGTCCGGAACCGTCAAGTTGCTCAGCGGCGGCGTCCATGCCGTGGGCAAGAAGTTGGTGGAGGAAGCGTCCGAATCGTGGATGGCGGCCGAGTTCGAGGGTCCGCAGCGAACTGCGGAGGAGATCTCGCAGTTGCTCTACCATGCACAGGTCCTCATGATTGCCAGTGATTTGACATTGGAAGATGTCTACCGCGAACTCTAAGCAGCACACTGTGGTCAGCAGTAGAGCGCTGCAAGACTTATTCTTTCCAGCCAGTCAGTCCAACGAGAGGTTTGTTCGATGTTGCGTGTAGCGGTGCCGAATAAGGGTTCGCTTAGCGAGCCTGCCCGCACCATGTTGCGCGAGGCCGGCTATCTGCGGTCAGCTGGCGCCAACGAACTGATGGTTCAGGACCCCGCCAACGATGCGGAGTTCTTCTTCTTGCGCCCCCGCGACATCGCCGTCTACGTCGGCGCGGGTCAGCTCGATCTCGGAATTACCGGACGCGACATGTTGATCGACTCGCGTGCGGCAGCGACGGCCATGCTGGAACTCGGATTCGGGTCATCGACGTTCCGCCTGGCAGCACCCGTTGGCGACGCGAGCACGTTGGCCGACTTTGACGGAATGCGCATCGCTACCGCATACCCGGGCGTGCTCAAGGACGAGCTTGACCGACTGGACATCAGCGCGACGATCGTGCGTCTCGATGGAGCGGTGGAGAACGCCGTCGCGCTCGGCGTAGCCGACGCCGTTGCGGACGTGGTTGATACCGGAACCACCCTGCGCAAGGCCGGCCTCGTGACTGTGGGCGATCCGCTCCTGGAGAGCCAGGCAATCCTCGTTCGCCCCACCAATGCCCAAGAGAGCCCAGCGGCGGCGACATTCATCCGTCGGCTCCAGGGCGTGATCGTTGCTCGCTCGTACGTCATGGTCGACTACGACATCCGAACTGAACTCCTGGATCGGGCGAGTGCCGTTACGCCTGGACTGGAGTCGCCAACCGTCTCGCCATTGCGCGAGGAGGGCTGGGTCGCAGTACGGGCGATGGTGCCGCAGGTGGACGTT
It includes:
- the rpe gene encoding ribulose-phosphate 3-epimerase, whose product is MDVQISPSILSADFSILADECERVAGAADWLHVDVMDNHFVPNLTLGLPVVESLLRHVSTPVDCHLMIDDPDRWAPAFAEAGVQSVTFHIEAAHAPIRLARELRAKGARAGMALKPATAIEPYADMLGELDMVLLMTVEPGFGGQSFLEVVVPKIRRTRELLGTESDIWLQVDGGIDEQTAEIAAEAGADVFVAGSSVYGTPDPVEAIARIRAAAQASATVGH
- the ribD gene encoding bifunctional diaminohydroxyphosphoribosylaminopyrimidine deaminase/5-amino-6-(5-phosphoribosylamino)uracil reductase RibD gives rise to the protein MFTPAEQSAMVEAVRLANVIDHPLGPNPRVGAVLLDSSGRQVASGLHRGPGSPHAEIDALAAAGPAAKGCTAVVTLEPCNHTGRTGPCSEALIAAGVTRVLYAMADPNPVAGGGHRTLQAAGVDVEVGLLAKEAGAVNAEWAVAVKRSRPFVTLKLATTLDGRVAAADGTSQWITGPTARADVHRLRHQVDAVAVGTGTALADDPQLTDRRADAGDYQPVRVVIGQRAVSEDAHLLNVAADSLVIGTRDLPTGLAEMFGRGIRHVLLEGGPTLATAFLRARLVDRLIWYVAPKLLGAGTPAVGELGIETVSDAFPWSPVDVTVLDADVRLTFDRIDQEA
- a CDS encoding riboflavin synthase; amino-acid sequence: MFTGIVEEKGHVVSLDFLDGDAARVTIAGPVVTKDATHGCSIAVDGVCLTVVEQEGDTFAADVMHETLRLTTIGQRAPGDEVNLERAVRADTRLSGHIVAGHVDGLATVVSRTTAPHWEIVRFGVPNRLASQIALKGSVAIDGISLTVAAVGVGEDGVNWLEVSLIPETLAATTLGSRQVESQVNLETDVLAKYVERLMEGRQG
- a CDS encoding bifunctional 3,4-dihydroxy-2-butanone-4-phosphate synthase/GTP cyclohydrolase II, whose product is MIPAEELVGDEEPSTVTHQVDEPLAPAAADVTNVAPSGVRLDSVATAIAEIAAGHSVVVVDDEDRENEGDLIFAASKATPELVGFMIRHTSGVICVPMLGPDLDRLNLPPMTQVNEDRKGTAYSVSVDARDGVTTGISAADRAHTIRVLIDSSTEPTDITRPGHVFPLRAVPGGTLRRAGHTEAAVDLARLAGLPPAGAICELVSEDGSMMRAPACRAFADEHGLAMISIADLIAHVRHNETHVERVAEAALPTEFGEFLAVGYRDTVDGQEHVALVMGDVRGDDDVLVRVHSECLTGDVLGSLRCDCGPQLRAAMARVAQEGRGVILYVRGHEGRGIGLLQKLRAYSLQDQGADTVDANLLLGLPSDSREYGTGAQILADLGLKRMRLLTNNPTKLAGLDGYGITVTGREALVVEPNSHNIDYLRTKATRMGHHINGTTGDAIGEGHEQ
- a CDS encoding 6,7-dimethyl-8-ribityllumazine synthase, yielding MSGEGSPGQHVPDGAGLRVVIVAGSWHQRVSEGLIAGAIRLCEAAGAEYVLVRVPGAFELPVACAHYSTDADALVALGVIIRGGTPHFEYVAGAATDGLTRVALDTGTPVGFGLLTCDDEAQALDRAGLPDSHEDKGWEAAHAAIATVRVLTTPTGFVAPTN
- a CDS encoding phosphoribosyl-ATP diphosphatase, yielding MKTFDELFVELSAKAAAGDPESGTVKLLSGGVHAVGKKLVEEASESWMAAEFEGPQRTAEEISQLLYHAQVLMIASDLTLEDVYREL
- a CDS encoding ATP phosphoribosyltransferase, whose protein sequence is MLRVAVPNKGSLSEPARTMLREAGYLRSAGANELMVQDPANDAEFFFLRPRDIAVYVGAGQLDLGITGRDMLIDSRAAATAMLELGFGSSTFRLAAPVGDASTLADFDGMRIATAYPGVLKDELDRLDISATIVRLDGAVENAVALGVADAVADVVDTGTTLRKAGLVTVGDPLLESQAILVRPTNAQESPAAATFIRRLQGVIVARSYVMVDYDIRTELLDRASAVTPGLESPTVSPLREEGWVAVRAMVPQVDVHRVMDELYVLGGRGILVTDILACRL